The Geothermobacter hydrogeniphilus genome contains the following window.
ACCGGGTCCTCGACCGGGCCCTGAAAAATCTTGAGTTGACGATCGAGGAAAATGGCGCCAGAATCGAAAGTGAGCGATTACCGGGCCTGGTTGCCGACCCGGGACAGATGGAGCGGCTGCTCCAGAACCTGATCGGCAACGCGATCAAATTCCACGGGCAGAATCCGCCGGTCATCAAGGTCTTCAGTCAGCGCGAAAAAGATGCCTGGCGCATCACGATTGAGGATAACGGCATCGGCATTGACGCCCTCTACCGGGAACGCATTTTTCAGGTATTTCAACGTCTGCACGGCCTAGCCGAGTACCCCGGAACCGGAATCGGCCTGGCCATGTGCAAAAAAATCACGGAACGCCACGGAGGACATATCGGCGTTGATTCCGAACCCGGAAAAGGCGCCTGTTTCTGGTTTGTAATTCCCGACAGGAGGACCCCATGACTTCTATTGCCAACAGCCACCCGATCGAAATCCTGCTGGTCGAAGACAACCCGGCCGATGTGCGCCTGACGAAAGAGGCGCTGCGCGAGGGAAAGATCCTCAACAACCTCAATGTCGTCCACGACGGCGTCGAAGCACTGAAATACCTGCGCGGCATCGGTGAATATGCCGGCCGCCCCCGGCCCGAACTGGTGCTGCTGGATCTCAACATGCCGAAAAAGGATGGTCGGGAAGTTCTCGCCGAGGTCAAAGCCGATGAAGACCTGAAACGCATCCCGGTCGTTGTCCTGACCACCTCGAAAGCCGAAGAAGACATTCTGCGGAGCTACAACCTGCACGCCAACTGTTTTATCACCAAGCCGGTCGATCTCGACCAGTTCTTCGGGGTAATCAAAACTATCGAAAGTTTCTGGCTGGCCGTCGTCACCCTGCCCAACTGAGAACACCGTTAACTTCCCACCCGGCCCGGCCGATAAGAAGATATCAATTATCGGGGGGTCACTCATGGTGGATTACAACGATCTGAAAATCCTGCTGGTCGAAGACCAGAACACGGCGGCAACCCTGGTCAGGGAACAGCTCGCGACCGCCAAATCCTTTCGTTTTCACCTCACCCTGGCCGACCGCCTCGACAATGCCCTGGCACTCGGCAGGCGACAGGACTTCGACGTCGCCCTGGTGGATCTCGGGCTGCCGGACGCCGGCGACGGCGAAGTCTTCGAACGCCTGCACCAGCGATATCCCGAACTGCCGATCGTCATCCTCTGCGACGACGATCAGGAACAACGGGCCATCGACCTGGTTCGTTCCGGTGCCCAGGCCTACCTGGTCAAGGGTGGTTTCGGCCCGAGCAG
Protein-coding sequences here:
- a CDS encoding response regulator produces the protein MTSIANSHPIEILLVEDNPADVRLTKEALREGKILNNLNVVHDGVEALKYLRGIGEYAGRPRPELVLLDLNMPKKDGREVLAEVKADEDLKRIPVVVLTTSKAEEDILRSYNLHANCFITKPVDLDQFFGVIKTIESFWLAVVTLPN